The following coding sequences are from one Diospyros lotus cultivar Yz01 chromosome 7, ASM1463336v1, whole genome shotgun sequence window:
- the LOC127806259 gene encoding probable rRNA-processing protein EBP2 homolog, protein MGILNKEPVLLNTDAINVDDMAEDFDVEVSESDSEDGNEDVKLTEPAKNAIYNKDGLLDKLGDISWPDNVDWMHKLSLDISREQEVDVNDDLARELAFYTQALEGTRHALVKFQSVRLPFLRPSDYYAEMVKSDSHMERVKSRLLADKRNIEEAEERRKAREAKKISKEIQAQKLKERAKQKKEEIESVKKWRKQRQQSGFAAGGDKDADIGLSFEDGKSFERSNKKRPGVAPGDRSGGRSRQGGGGGRGLKRGGGKKMKGREFRDSKFGFGGRKGLRKQNSAETTNDIGGFSKGAFSGNKKRKR, encoded by the coding sequence ATGGGGATACTCAATAAAGAACCAGTTTTGTTGAACACTGATGCCATCAATGTTGATGATATGGCTGAGGATTTTGACGTGGAGGTTTCAGAATCAGATTCAGAAGATGGAAATGAAGATGTGAAGTTGACAGAACCTGCAAAAAACGCCATATACAACAAGGATGGTCTTCTTGATAAACTTGGAGACATTAGTTGGCCTGATAATGTGGATTGGATGCACAAGCTTTCCCTTGATATTAGTAGGGAGCAAGAAGTGGATGTGAATGATGACCTGGCAAGAGAGCTTGCTTTTTATACGCAGGCATTGGAAGGTACAAGGCACGCCCTCGTGAAGTTTCAGTCAGTGCGGCTTCCTTTTCTCAGGCCTTCCGACTATTACGCCGAAATGGTGAAAAGTGATAGTCACATGGAGAGAGTTAAAAGCCGGCTTTTGGCAGATAAGAGAAATATTGAGGAGGCAGAAGAGAGGAggaaggctagggaggctaaaaagatatcaaaagagaTTCAGGCCCAGAAGCTCAAGGAGAGGGCAAAACAGAAAAAGGAGGAGATAGAATCAGTGAAAAAATGGCGGAAACAGAGGCAGCAGAGTGGATTTGCAGCAGGGGGTGACAAAGATGCTGATATAGGTTTGAGTTTCGAAGATGGAAAATCATTTGAAAGGTCAAATAAGAAGCGGCCTGGGGTGGCTCCTGGAGATCGATCTGGAGGTCGGTCAAGGCAAGGAGGTGGTGGAGGACGGGGGTTGAAGAGAGGAGGAGGTAAAAAGATGAAGGGTAGGGAATTCAGGGATTCCAAGTTTGGGTTCGGAGGAAGAAAAGGTCTGAGGAAGCAGAATAGTGCTGAGACTACAAACGATATAGGAGGTTTCAGCAAAGGTGCTTTCTCCGGaaacaagaagaggaagagatga
- the LOC127806203 gene encoding nematode resistance protein-like HSPRO2 → MSKRHQPSYNSSLNPSLDSFLFFSIQKFRMVDFDWKTKMVTSDTSAKSSKLSNKLSISLPSPVRVGDLLPASDSACLAYEHYLRLPELKKLWSCSEFPGWKNESLLRPALQALEITFRFISTVLSDPRPYVNRREWRRRLEGLATSQVRLIALLCEDEAEDGEASNAPPVVDLKSAEGMVSRNDSSAEVWNLGGETTVVSRTSEASLLPRLATWQKSEDIAQKILYTIECEMRRCPYTLGLGEPNLSGKPSLDYDVVCKPSELHSLRKSPSDSMNLKNHENQTLYTTHQIIESWIYVSQQLLNRILERIDSKEPEKASSLCWLLERTWNLLSDIEDLHLLMDPDDFLRLKNQLSIKASSESEAAFCFRSRGLIEITKQSKELKHKVPEILGVEVDPTGGPRIQESAMKLYRKKREPEKVQLLQALQGIESALKRFYYSYKQMIVIVMGSLEAKANKAFDSSDSLAEIFLEPTYFPSLDAAKTFLGDYWSQEHCRNGGAERRTPASNN, encoded by the coding sequence ATGTCCAAGAGACATCAACCAAGCTATAATTCTTCCTTAAATCCATCCCTAgattcatttcttttcttctcgaTCCAAAAATTCAGAATGGTCGATTTTGATTGGAAAACAAAGATGGTTACCTCTGATACGTCCGCCAAATCATCCAAGCTCTCGAATAAGCTCAGCATCTCGCTTCCCTCGCCGGTTCGTGTCGGGGATTTGTTGCCGGCATCGGATTCGGCGTGTTTGGCGTACGAACATTATCTTCGTCTTCCGGAGTTGAAGAAGCTATGGAGTTGCAGCGAGTTTCCGGGCTGGAAAAACGAATCTCTTCTCAGGCCAGCGTTGCAAGCTTTGGAGATCACGTTTAGGTTTATTTCAACGGTGTTGTCCGACCCGAGACCTTACGTGAATCGGAGGGAGTGGAGGAGGAGGCTGGAGGGGCTCGCGACGAGCCAGGTTCGCCTAATTGCTTTGCTCTGCGAGGACGAGGCTGAGGACGGCGAGGCAAGCAACGCTCCGCCTGTCGTCGATTTGAAATCAGCCGAAGGCATGGTGTCTCGCAACGACAGCTCGGCGGAGGTCTGGAATCTCGGGGGAGAGACCACGGTGGTGAGCCGGACCAGCGAAGCCAGTCTGCTGCCCCGGCTGGCCACGTGGCAGAAGTCGGAAGACATCGCGCAGAAGATCCTGTACACGATCGAGTGCGAAATGAGGAGGTGTCCGTACACCCTGGGTCTGGGCGAGCCGAATCTGAGCGGTAAGCCGAGCCTCGACTACGACGTGGTCTGCAAGCCCTCGGAGCTTCACTCTTTGAGGAAAAGCCCCTCCGATTCCATGAACCTGAAGAATCACGAGAACCAGACTCTGTACACGACGCACCAGATCATAGAGTCATGGATCTACGTCTCGCAGCAACTCCTCAACCGAATTCTGGAGAGAATCGATTCGAAAGAGCCGGAAAAGGCTTCAAGTCTCTGCTGGCTTCTCGAGAGGACATGGAATCTGCTCTCCGACATCGAGGATCTGCATCTCCTGATGGACCCGGACGATTTCCTGCGACTCAAGAACCAGCTCTCGATCAAAGCCTCGTCGGAATCGGAGGCGGCCTTCTGCTTCCGCTCGCGAGGCCTCATCGAGATCACGAAACAATCGAAGGAACTGAAGCATAAAGTTCCGGAGATCCTCGGCGTGGAGGTGGATCCGACGGGAGGGCCGAGGATTCAGGAATCGGCGATGAAGCTCTACAGAAAGAAACGAGAGCCGGAGAAGGTTCAGTTGCTTCAGGCGTTGCAGGGGATCGAATCAGCGTTGAAGCGGTTCTACTACTCGTACAAGCAGATGATCGTAATCGTGATGGGGAGCCTGGAGGCCAAAGCAAATAAAGCGTTTGATTCGAGCGATTCCTTGGCCGAGATCTTCCTGGAGCCGACGTATTTTCCGAGTTTGGACGCTGCGAAGACGTTTCTTGGAGATTACTGGAGCCAGGAGCATTGCCGGAACGGTGGTGCAGAGAGACGGACTCCGGCGAGCAACAACTGA